A single window of Acidimicrobiales bacterium DNA harbors:
- a CDS encoding NYN domain-containing protein, with protein MPVRVRIFVDFWNFQLNWNQRQQPKRCDWTALPRILLREAGELLAAGQGGEQPCVLEETVVYASVHPEGDTKLKEWLHNFLGRQPGYRVEVQTRRLRERSVSCSHCHRVVDFCSSCGEPYVAAVEKGMDTAIVTDMLSLAWHGGFDVAVLVTSDSDLVPAVEQVREQGLKVLAATWDGSGHDLARACWGSISLDRVAPSLVRSETDGG; from the coding sequence GTGCCGGTAAGGGTTCGCATCTTCGTCGACTTCTGGAACTTTCAGCTGAACTGGAATCAGAGGCAGCAACCCAAGCGGTGCGACTGGACTGCACTTCCGCGAATCCTGCTGCGCGAGGCGGGCGAGCTTCTCGCGGCGGGCCAGGGAGGCGAGCAGCCGTGTGTCCTCGAAGAGACGGTCGTGTACGCGTCGGTGCATCCAGAGGGCGACACGAAGCTCAAAGAATGGCTACACAACTTCCTGGGTCGACAGCCCGGCTACAGGGTCGAGGTTCAGACACGTCGACTCCGGGAGAGGTCCGTCTCTTGTTCACACTGCCACCGAGTTGTCGATTTTTGCTCATCATGCGGCGAGCCGTATGTCGCCGCCGTCGAGAAGGGGATGGACACAGCGATAGTCACGGACATGCTGTCGTTGGCATGGCACGGAGGATTCGACGTCGCCGTCTTGGTCACCAGCGACTCGGACTTGGTGCCTGCCGTGGAGCAAGTACGCGAGCAGGGTCTGAAGGTTCTCGCGGCTACCTGGGATGGGTCGGGTCATGACTTGGCCCGCGCCTGTTGGGGTTCGATCTCGTTGGATCGGGTAGCTCCTTCGCTGGTCAGGTCGGAAACAGACGGCGGCTAG
- a CDS encoding putative GMC-type oxidoreductase, producing the protein MTRMRLSPARTRLGRSATRSFVAALLPPEFGGPDPDRLVSRLDGYMQHTPRTVSAGFTAACIALDLLARTRKGARLADLPPEVREDFLVGVARSGAGAVLDGLKALVLLAHGSEAYSGVILQRARRMPPARPDPELDVVPSTWWPSSSYADAVVVGSGAGGAIVARTLARRGMDVVVLEEGRWWRVSDFRSGDPLARYAGMYRDGGTTVALGRPPVVLPIGRGVGGTTLVNSGTCFRPPRHVLESWRDRFGLSLADPDRLLPHLEEVEKLLEVGPVPLEVMGRNGLTTLRGAEALGWSSGPLVRNAPGCAGSCQCAIGCPRNAKSGTHLSVLPDACAAGARIVTEARVYRVVCEDGRARGVEARRPDGSRFRIDAPVVVVSAGATETPTLLRRSGLGGHPHVGRNLSVHPAVAVAGRFDEPVVPWEGVLQSAMVDEFHDEKILMEATSTPPGMGSIVLPGFGRRLLEELGRADRLATLGAMIGDRPSGSVTGTRRAVVRYQLHPEDARLLMSAISKMARVLFAAGAREVLCGIPGSGPATSPEEVDEAVARARPHQLHVAAFHPTGTCRAGDRPDLCPVDECGALRGARGVWVADASVLPTCPEVNPQVSIMAVASAIAEEIAVAAQ; encoded by the coding sequence ATGACCAGAATGCGACTGTCTCCGGCCAGAACCCGGCTGGGTCGCAGCGCCACTCGCTCGTTCGTGGCGGCTCTGCTGCCGCCCGAGTTCGGAGGGCCGGATCCCGACCGCCTGGTGTCCCGACTGGACGGCTACATGCAGCACACCCCCCGCACGGTGTCGGCGGGTTTCACCGCAGCCTGCATCGCACTCGACCTGCTTGCGAGGACCCGCAAGGGAGCTCGCCTAGCGGACCTGCCGCCGGAGGTCCGTGAGGACTTCCTCGTAGGGGTGGCCCGGTCTGGTGCCGGGGCTGTGCTGGACGGGCTTAAGGCGCTCGTGCTCCTCGCCCACGGCTCGGAGGCCTACTCGGGGGTGATCCTGCAGCGTGCGAGGCGCATGCCGCCCGCCCGTCCGGACCCCGAGCTGGACGTGGTCCCCTCCACCTGGTGGCCTTCCTCGTCGTACGCAGATGCCGTCGTAGTCGGTTCGGGCGCAGGGGGAGCGATCGTGGCCCGCACGCTGGCTCGCCGGGGGATGGACGTGGTCGTCCTGGAGGAGGGGCGATGGTGGCGGGTCTCCGACTTCCGGAGCGGCGACCCGCTCGCACGCTACGCGGGGATGTACCGCGACGGGGGGACGACGGTCGCGCTCGGACGCCCGCCCGTGGTGTTGCCTATCGGGCGGGGTGTGGGCGGCACGACGCTGGTGAACTCCGGCACCTGCTTCCGGCCGCCGCGGCACGTCCTCGAGTCTTGGCGGGACCGGTTCGGTCTGTCTCTCGCCGACCCAGATCGGCTGTTGCCCCATCTCGAAGAGGTTGAGAAGCTCCTCGAGGTCGGGCCGGTGCCGCTCGAGGTGATGGGACGCAACGGTCTGACGACGCTGCGGGGCGCCGAGGCGCTCGGGTGGAGCTCAGGCCCTCTCGTGCGCAACGCCCCGGGATGTGCGGGGTCCTGCCAGTGCGCGATCGGATGCCCCCGCAACGCCAAGTCCGGCACCCATCTGTCGGTGCTCCCCGACGCCTGTGCCGCGGGCGCCCGGATCGTCACCGAAGCCCGGGTGTACCGCGTCGTCTGCGAGGACGGCAGGGCGAGGGGTGTGGAGGCGCGGCGGCCGGACGGATCCCGGTTCCGCATCGACGCGCCGGTGGTCGTGGTGTCGGCTGGAGCCACCGAGACGCCCACGCTGCTGAGGCGGTCCGGTCTCGGCGGCCACCCACATGTGGGGAGGAACCTGTCGGTGCATCCGGCGGTGGCGGTCGCCGGACGTTTCGACGAGCCCGTGGTCCCCTGGGAGGGGGTGCTGCAGTCCGCGATGGTGGACGAGTTCCACGACGAGAAGATCCTGATGGAGGCGACCTCCACACCTCCGGGAATGGGTTCGATCGTGCTGCCCGGCTTCGGACGGCGTCTGTTGGAGGAGCTGGGGCGGGCCGACCGCCTGGCGACCCTAGGTGCGATGATCGGCGACCGCCCCTCCGGTTCGGTGACCGGGACGCGCCGTGCGGTCGTCCGTTATCAACTGCATCCCGAGGACGCCCGTCTGCTCATGTCCGCGATCTCGAAGATGGCTCGGGTGCTGTTCGCCGCCGGAGCGCGTGAGGTTCTCTGCGGTATCCCAGGCTCCGGCCCGGCCACCTCACCGGAGGAGGTCGACGAGGCCGTCGCTCGTGCACGACCGCATCAGCTGCATGTCGCCGCGTTCCACCCGACCGGAACGTGCAGGGCCGGCGACAGGCCGGATCTCTGCCCGGTCGACGAATGTGGTGCCCTGAGGGGAGCACGCGGCGTCTGGGTCGCAGACGCTTCGGTGCTGCCGACGTGTCCGGAGGTGAATCCCCAGGTCTCGATCATGGCGGTCGCTTCCGCCATAGCAGAGGAGATCGCCGTAGCCGCGCAGTGA
- a CDS encoding putative HTH-type transcriptional regulator, producing the protein MRRTRVTDQVADALTDAILSGEFPPGATLPPERDLARRFGVNRTTLRQSLSRLEQLGLVEVVQGRGTVVRDPASNPDPVLLGRMLPLSGPDLVGEVMELREALLGWMAELAARRARRRDLTRLERLVREVAAAETADECQQRERDWFDALADTTRNRPLALVLRWVWRAYEEVAPVFREAFGDPAVVASDLGRVTEAVSRRSPEEAGDEMRRYARRSAARMEAVLRRSGPPAP; encoded by the coding sequence GTGCGCAGGACGAGAGTCACCGACCAGGTGGCCGACGCCCTCACCGACGCCATCCTCTCCGGTGAGTTTCCTCCCGGGGCGACGCTCCCACCCGAACGTGACCTGGCGCGCCGTTTCGGTGTGAACCGCACCACGCTCCGCCAGTCGCTCTCCCGTCTCGAGCAGCTCGGCCTGGTGGAGGTGGTGCAAGGTCGGGGGACCGTCGTGAGGGATCCAGCCTCCAACCCGGACCCGGTGCTTCTCGGGCGGATGCTTCCTCTGTCGGGGCCGGATCTGGTGGGTGAGGTGATGGAGCTGCGGGAGGCGCTCCTCGGCTGGATGGCAGAGCTGGCCGCACGCCGGGCACGTCGGCGGGACCTGACACGCCTCGAGCGTCTGGTGCGGGAGGTCGCGGCCGCCGAGACGGCCGACGAGTGCCAGCAGCGGGAGCGTGATTGGTTCGACGCCCTGGCCGACACGACCCGAAACAGGCCGCTCGCGTTGGTGCTCAGGTGGGTGTGGAGGGCCTACGAGGAGGTGGCGCCCGTCTTCAGGGAGGCGTTCGGCGACCCGGCGGTGGTCGCATCGGACCTCGGGCGGGTCACCGAGGCGGTGTCTCGGCGCTCACCGGAGGAGGCCGGCGACGAGATGCGGCGGTATGCACGGCGGTCGGCCGCTCGCATGGAGGCGGTCCTGCGGCGGTCAGGCCCACCGGCTCCCTGA